The following are encoded in a window of Eschrichtius robustus isolate mEscRob2 chromosome 1, mEscRob2.pri, whole genome shotgun sequence genomic DNA:
- the ELL3 gene encoding RNA polymerase II elongation factor ELL3, with translation MEGPQELLRGKLRLCFTPAARTSLLLLRLNDAALRALQECQRQQVRPVIAFQGNRGYLRLPGPGWSCLFSFIVSPCGQEGPGGGLDLVCQHLGRSGPNRLHCLGPLRERLTIWAAMDSMPAPSSVQGHNLTEDARDHESWQNMGDYSAGDTISQPQMALEEVPDPLASSQEQSLPGSLREHMAQWEVRNQSHLPNREPDQVLPSSARQKHVDKKRPAPAATVKLKEKRLRSLSLAPSPLQGLPSQELQEGEDWEQEDKGEDISPRLVHSPSVQADSESPSPEEVPDYLLQYRAIHSAEQHHAYKQDFETDYAEYRTLHARVGAASQRFRELGAEMKSAQRGTPEHKMLEEKIVQEYKKFRKRYPGYREEKRRCEYLHQKLSHIKGLILEFEEKNRGS, from the exons ATGGAGGGACCCCAGGAGCTTCTGAGGGGGAAGCTCCGGCTCTGCTTCACCCCCGCTGCCCGGACCAGCCTCCTGCTGCTCAGGCTCAACGACGCGGCGCTGCGGGCGCTGCAAGAGTGTCAGCGGCAACAG GTTCGGCCAGTGATTGCTTTCCAAGGCAACCGAGGG TATTTGAGGCTCCCAGGTCCTGGCTGGTCCTGCCTCTTTTCCTTCATAGTGTCTCCGTGTGGACAGGAGGGCCCCGGTGGTGGCTTGGACCTTGTGTGCCAACATTTAGGCAG ATCTGGGCCTAACCGCCTCCACTGCCTGGGTCCACTCAGGGAGCGCCTCACTATTTGGGCAGCCATGGATTCTATGCCAGCCCCATCTTCAGTTCAGGGTCACAACCTGACTGAAGATGCCAGAGATCATGAGAGCTGGCAGAACATGGGAGACTATTCTGCAGGAGACACAATTTCACAGCCACAGATGGCACTAGAAGAG GTGCCAGATCCACTGGCAAGCAGCCAAGAACAGTCACTCCCAGGATCCTTGAGGGAACACATGGCGCAGTGGGAAGTGAG GAACCAGAGCCATCTTCCAAACAGAGAGCCTGATCAGGTACTGCCTTCCTCTGCTCGCCAGAAACATGTGGACAAG AAACGTCCAGCACCTGCAGctactgtgaaactaaaagaAAAGAGGCTCAGATCTCTGTCTCTAGCTCCAAGTCCCCTACAAGGGCTGCCTAGTCAGGAGCTACAGGAGGGAGAAGATTGGGAGCAAGAAGATAAAGGTGAAGACATTAGCCCCAGGCTGGTGCACAGTCCCTCAGTTCAAGCAG ACTCTGAATCCCCAAGCCCTGAAGAGGTACCAGATTACCTCCT GCAATACAGGGCCATCCACAGCGCAGAACAGCACCATGCTTACAAGCAGGACTTTGAGACAGATTATGCTGAATACCGCACCCTGCATGCCCGTGTTGGGGCTGCAAGCCAAAGGTTCAGAGAGCTGGGAGCAGAGATGAAGAGCGCTCAGCGAGGAACTCCAGAACACAAG ATGCTGGAAGAAAAGATAGTCCAGGAATACAAAAAGTTCAGGAAG CGGTACCCAGGTTACAGGGAAGAAAAGCGCCGCTGTGAGTACCTGCATCAGAAATTGTCCCACATTAAAGGTCTCATCCTGGAGTTTGAGGAAAAGAACAGGGGCAGCTGA
- the SERF2 gene encoding small EDRK-rich factor 2 isoform X1, whose protein sequence is MTRGNQRELARQKNMKKQSDSVKGKRRDDGLSAAARKQRDSEIMQQKQKKANEKKEEPK, encoded by the exons ATGACCC GCGGTAACCAGCGCGAGCTCGCCCgccagaagaatatgaaaaagcagAGCGACTCGGTTAAGGGAAAGCGCCGAGATGACGGGCTTTCTGCTGCCGCCCGCAAGCAGAG GGACTCGGAGATCATGCAGCAGAAGCAGAAAAAGGCAAACGAGAAGAAGGAGGAACCCAAGTAG
- the SERF2 gene encoding small EDRK-rich factor 2 isoform X2, with protein MTRGNQRELARQKNMKKQSDSVKGKRRDDGLSAAARKQSAPSSLPPGTRRSCSRSRKRQTRRRRNPSSFVASCPTLLPFACVPGASLTTLAFSPVVLTGPSTDGIPFALSLQRVPFVLPSPQVASLPLGHSWG; from the exons ATGACCC GCGGTAACCAGCGCGAGCTCGCCCgccagaagaatatgaaaaagcagAGCGACTCGGTTAAGGGAAAGCGCCGAGATGACGGGCTTTCTGCTGCCGCCCGCAAGCAGAG TGCCCCATCATCTCTACCCCCAGGGACTCGGAGATCATGCAGCAGAAGCAGAAAAAGGCAAACGAGAAGAAGGAGGAACCCAAGTAGCTTTGTGGCTTCGTGTCCAACCCTCTTGCCCTTCgcctgtgtgcctggagccaGTCTCACCACGCTCGCGTTTTCTCCTGTAGTGCTCACAGGTCCCAGCACCGATGGCATTCCCTTTGCCCTGAGTCTGCAGCGAGTCCCTTTTGTGCTTCCTTCCCCTCAGGTAGCCTCTCTGCCCCTGGGCCACTCCTGGGGGTGA
- the SERINC4 gene encoding serine incorporator 4 produces MGAKAVTSPSTSLRLAQQRSGVCSVIVSLPFYQVFCCGPAPCTCCCHPRWPPLTESPCSRLFYILLHVGTSAVCCLLLSRMVVERIWGKAHKQEIQMPSGLCAHLFGHSHCPVLSGSGAVYRVCAGTATFHLLQAVLLVDLHSPTSLRAQLHNTFWLLKLLFLLGLCAVAFCMPDEHLFPAWHYMGICRGFTFILLQLVLITAFAHSWNKNWQTGAAQDCPSFLAVLLTTLGFYSMAGVAAVLLFHYYTHPDGCLLNKMLLSLHLCCCGLLSFLSIAPCIRLKQLHSGLLQASVISCSIMYLTFSALSSRPPESVILQGQNHTLCLPGLSKMEPQTPDTSLAVLSAGIMYACVLFACNEASYLAEVFGPLWIVKVYSCEIQPSLSFCCPETVEPEEGQRGGAARPANQEAAPAPPVQAQQLSYSYSAFHFVFFLASLYVMVTLTNWFSYEGAELEKTFTTGSWTTFWVKVASCWACVLLYLGLLLAPFCWSPTQDPQPPLQATLSSRQYCQITNIQSRYF; encoded by the exons ATGGGTGCAAAGGCGGTCACAAGCCCCAGCACCTCCCTCCGCCTGGCACAGCAACGCAGTGGAGTCTGCAGTGTCATAGTGAGTCTTCCCTTCTATCAG GTGTTCTGCTGTGGGCCTGCTCCCTGTACCTGCTGCTGCCATCCTAGGTGGCCCCCTCTCACGGAGTCTCCTTGTAGCCGCCTGTTCTACATCCTCCTCCATGTGGGGACCTCAGCAGTCTGCTGCCTCCTGCTGTCAAGGATGGTAGTGGAAAGAATCTGGGGCAAGGCAC ATAAACAAGAGATTCAG ATGCCCTCAGGGCTTTGTGCCCATCTGTTTGGCCACTCTCACTGCCCAGTGCTCAGCGGCTCTGGGGCTGTATACCGAGTATGTGCAGGAACTGCCACCTTCCACCTGCTGCAGGCTGTGCTGTTGGTCGACCTCCACTCCCCCACCAGCCTGAGAGCACAGCTGCATAA CACCTTCTGGCTCCTCAAGCTGCTGTTCCTGCTAGGTCTCTGTGCTGTTGCCTTCTGCATGCCTGATGAGCATCTCTTCCCAG CCTGGCATTACATGGGCATCTGTAGAGGCTTCACATTCATCCTGCTGCAGTTGGTGCTTATTACAGCCTTTGCCCATTCCTGGAACAAGAACTG GCAAACAGGTGCAGCCCAAGACTGCCCCTCGTTCCTAGCTGTGCTGCTGACCACCCTAGGATTCTATAGCATGGCAGGTGTAGCAGCTGTGCTTCTGTTCCACTACTACACACACCCAGATGGCTGCCTGCTCAACAAGATGCTGCTTAGTCTGCACCTTTGTTGCTGtggtctcctctccttcctctccatcgCTCCCTGCATCCGCCTCA AGCAGCTCCACTCTGGCCTTCTACAAGCCTCTGTCATCAGCTGCTCTATCATGTACCTGACATTCTCTGCACTGTCCAGCCGTCCTCCAGAG TCCGTAATCCTTCAAGGACAGAATCACACTCTGTGCCTGCCTGGCCTGAGTAAAATGGAACCCCAAACACCAGATACTTCTCTGGCAGTGTTGAGTGCTGGCATCATGTATGCTTGTGTGCTTTTTGCTT GCAATGAGGCTTCCTACCTTGCTGAGGTATTTGGGCCCTTGTGGATTGTCAAGGTTTACAGCTGTGAGATCCAG CCTTCACTCTCTTTCTGCTGCCCTGAAACAGTGGAGCCAGAGGAAG GGCAAAGAGGTGGGGCTGCCAGGCCAGCTAACCAAGAGGCAGCTCCAGCTCCTCCAGTGCAAGCCCAGCAGCTTTCCTATAGCTATTCTGCCTTCCACTTCGTCTTCTTCCTTGCATCACTCTATGTCATGGTTACCCTCACCAACTGGTTCAG CTATGAGGGAGCGGAACTGGAAAAGACTTTCACCACAGGTAGCTGGACTACCTTCTGGGTCAAGGTTGCCTCATGCTGGGCCTGTGTACTCCTCTATCTGGGGCTACTACTGGCACCATTCTGTTGGTCCCCAACCCAAGATCCCCAGCCTCCTCTTCAGGCGACACTGTCATCGCGTCAGTATTGCCAGATAACAAATATCCAGTCTAGGTACTTTTAA
- the HYPK gene encoding huntingtin-interacting protein K isoform X2, translated as MATEGDVELELETETSGPERPPEKPRKHDSGAADLERVTDYAEEKEIQSSNLETGEGTGKSHYQEGRSGADSE; from the exons ATGGCGACCGAGGGGGATGTGGAGCTAGAGTTGGAGACTGAGACCAGCGGCCCGGAGCGGCCTCCAGAGAAGCCACGGAAACATGACAGTGGGGCGGCGGACCTGGAGCGAGTCACCGACTATGCGGAAGAGAAGGAGATCCAGAGTTCCAATCTGGAGACG GGAGAAGGAACTGGCAAAAGTCACTATCAAGAAGGAAGATCTGGAGCTGATAGTGAGTAG
- the HYPK gene encoding huntingtin-interacting protein K isoform X1 produces MATEGDVELELETETSGPERPPEKPRKHDSGAADLERVTDYAEEKEIQSSNLETAMSVIGDRRSREQKAKQEREKELAKVTIKKEDLELIMTEMEISRAAAERSLREHLGNVVEALIALTN; encoded by the exons ATGGCGACCGAGGGGGATGTGGAGCTAGAGTTGGAGACTGAGACCAGCGGCCCGGAGCGGCCTCCAGAGAAGCCACGGAAACATGACAGTGGGGCGGCGGACCTGGAGCGAGTCACCGACTATGCGGAAGAGAAGGAGATCCAGAGTTCCAATCTGGAGACG GCCATGTCCGTGATTGGGGATAGACGGTCCCGGGAGCAGAAAGCCAAACAGGAGCG GGAGAAGGAACTGGCAAAAGTCACTATCAAGAAGGAAGATCTGGAGCTGATA ATGACAGAGATGGAGATCTCGCGAGCAGCAGCAGAACGGAGCTTGAGGGAACACTTGGGGAACGTGGTAGAGGCTCTTATTGCCCTAACCAACTGA
- the MFAP1 gene encoding microfibrillar-associated protein 1, translating into MSVPSSLMKQPPIQSTAGAVPVRNEKGEISMEKVKVKRYVSGKRPDYAPMESSDEEDEEFQFIKKAKEQEAEPEEQEEDSSSDPRLRRLQNRISEDVEERLARHRKIVEPEVVGESDSEVEGDAWRMEREDSSEEEEEEIDDEEIERRRGMMRQRAQERKNEELEVMEVEDEGRSGEESESESEYEEYTDSEDEMEPRLKPVFIRKKDRVTVQEREAEALKQKELEQEAKRMAEERRKYTLKIVEEETKKELEENKRSLAALDALNTDDENDEEEYEAWKVRELKRIKRDREDREALEKEKAEIERMRNLTEEERRAELRANGKVITNKAVKGKYKFLQKYYHRGAFFMDEDEEVYKRDFSAPTLEDHFNKTILPKVMQVKNFGRSGRTKYTHLVDQDTTSFDSAWGQESAQNTKFFKQKAAGVRDVFERPSAKKRKTT; encoded by the exons ATGTCGGTCCCAAGCTCACTCATGAAACAACCGCCCATTCAGTCTACGGCTGGGGCCGTCCCGGTTCGCAATGAGAAAG GTGAGATTTCGATGGAAAAAGTGAAGGTAAAACGTTATGTGTCGGGAAAGAGGCCAGACTATGCCCCTATGGAGTCCTCAGATGAGGAGGATGAAGAATTTCAGTTCATTAAGAAAGCCAAAGAacaagaagcagagcctgaggaaCAGGAGGAGGATTCATCTAGTGACCCTCGGCTACGGCGTTTGCAGAACCGTATTAGTGAAGATGTGGAGGAGAG ATTGGCTCGACATCGGAAAATAGTGGAACCTGAAGTGGTTGGAGAAAGTGACTCTGAAGTGGAAGGAGATGCTTGGCGCATGGAACGAGAAGATAGCagtgaagaagaagaggaagagattgaTGATGAG GAAATAGAACGGCGCCGTGGCATGATGCGTCAACGAGCGCAGGAGAGAAAAAATGAAGAGTTGGAAGTCATGGAGGTGGAAGATGAGGGACGTTCTGGGGAGGAGTCAGAATCAGAGTCTGAGTATGAAGAGTACACAGACAGTGAAGATGAGATGGAGCCTCGCCTTAAGCCAGTTTTCATTCGGAA GAAGGACCGGGTAACAGTTCAGGAACGTGAGGCTGAAGCATTGAAACAGAAGGAGCTGGAGCAGGAGGCCAAACGCATGGCTGAGGAGAGGCGCAAGTACACACTCAAG ATTGTAGAAGAGGAGACCAAGAAAGAGCTGGAGGAGAACAAGCGGTCCCTGGCTGCACTGGATGCACTCAATACTGACGATGAAAATGATGAGGAGGAATATGAGGCGTGGAAAGTTCGGGAGCTGAAGAGAATCAAGAGGGACAGAGAAGATCGAGAAGC GCTTGAAAAGGAGAAAGCAGAAATTGAACGCATGCGAAACCTGACTGAGGAAGAGAGGCGAGCTGAGCTTCGGGCAAATGGCAAAGTCATTACCAACAAAGCTGTTAAGGGCAAATATAAGTTCTTACAGAAGTATTATCACCGGGGTGCCTTCTTCATG GATGAGGATGAAGAAGTATACAAGAGAGATTTCAGCGCACCTACCCTGGAGGATCATTTCAACAAAACCATTCTTCCCAAAGTCATGCAG GTCAAGAACTTTGGACGCTCTGGTCGTACCAAATACACCCACCTCGTGGATCAAGACACCACCTCCTTTGACTCAGCATGGGGCCAAGAGAGTGCCCAGAACACAAAGTTCTTTAAACAAAAGGCAGCTGGGGTACGAGATGTATTTGAGCGGCCATCTGCCAAGAAGCGGAAAACTACTTAG